The Haemorhous mexicanus isolate bHaeMex1 chromosome 8, bHaeMex1.pri, whole genome shotgun sequence genome includes a window with the following:
- the CERS6 gene encoding ceramide synthase 6 isoform X2 yields MWRFTFYLYIFTYGVRFLKKTPWLWNTRQCWSGYPYQPLMPDLHYYYIVELSFYWSLMFSQFIDVKRKDFGIMFTHHIVTVTLITFSYVTNLTRVGTLILCLHDAADIVLEAAKMANYCKCQKLSDLLFLTFAVVFIVSRLGIYPLWILNTTLFELYEALGNFPALWVFNVLLMVLQILHCFWSYLIIKAAYKAISKGKVAKDARSDVESSSEEEETVPRSKAPHSTVATNGTSGANGTNGYLTGATSSEEH; encoded by the exons acACCCTGGCTCTGGAAtaccaggcagtgctggagcgGGTATCCATATCAG CCCCTGATGCCTGACCTTCATTACTACTACATAGTTGAGTTGTCATTCTACTGGTCCCTAATGTTTTCTCAATTCATTGACGTCAAAAGAAAG GACTTTGGAATCATGTTTACACATCACATTGTAACAGTCACCCTGATTACCTTCTCATACGTAACCAATCTGACACGAGTGGGAACCTTGATCTTGTGTCTCCATGATGCAGCTGATATTGTCCTAGAG gcTGCCAAAATGGCAAACTATTGCAAGTGTCAAAAACTGAGTGACCTTCTGTTCCTTACATTTGCCGTTGTCTTCATTGTCAGTAGGCTTGGCATATATCCCTTATG gataTTAAATACAACATTGTTTGAACTGTATGAAGCTCTGGGCAATTTTCCTGCCTTGTGGGTCTTCAATGTGCTGCTTATGGTTCTTCAAATTCTGCACTGTTTTTGGTCTTACCTAATCATAAAGGCAGCCTACAAAGCTATTTCAAAGGGCAAG GTAGCAAAGGATGCCCGAAGTGACGTTGAGTCAagctcagaagaggaagaaacagTACCTCGCTCAAAGGCCCCGCACAGCACGGTCGCCACCAATGGCACCAGCGGTGCCAATGGGACAAACGGGTATCTTActggtgccacctcctcagAGGAGCATTAA